A window from Gopherus flavomarginatus isolate rGopFla2 chromosome 4, rGopFla2.mat.asm, whole genome shotgun sequence encodes these proteins:
- the STON1 gene encoding stonin-1: MCSTYPANWVTFDDEPLFQSPQQSVEEHNTCTANGLNLNLTNVHESSSRSSSTSSTPLSSPIADFYLNPGFPSNSPLSTPTKEYPGSPCIPKSGIHILYPIPELSSNINLHPPPGTCTSLAFQKLSTAANDNPPKILFSKQAAVGEINPTYQERCNKLEDQLELERFQYFQNDCAFSTLFWKEECSTSMSLYNVDAQRKDKKLCRSICHPKEKDSCHDQKSLNQNSFSYICERLDHLQTDTSGSLSASSIHAWHNLSSFIPHSLFRSQKKDGWPFMLRIPEKKNMMSSRQWGPVYLKVLPGGILQMYYEKGLEKPFKEFQLQPYCKLSEPKLENCSVSGKIHTVKIEYVSYTEKRKFHPKAEVVHELEVEQMLKLGTTNYNDFTDFLATVEEELMKLPAICKQKRNYEEQEIIVEIVDKFWGKITKTEGKLVESAVITHIYCMCFVNGNTECFFTLNDLELQKRDERYFDKDLEKKWIDILDYHFHKCVKTHEFEQSRIIKFTPLDACRLELMRFKTLYNGQDLPFSLKAAVVVQGAYIELQAFINMSSSCLIPARLHSVKYCENVMIRFPVPAQWIKALWTMNLQRQKSLKAKMNRKTCLGSLHEVESDPVIQVSIGTAKYESAYRAVVWKIDRLPDKNSSPYQPHSLSYKLELGSDQEIPSDWYPFATVQFDMLDVCASGTEVKSLGIECDVQPQKHLNKKTCYNYQVEIEKKWIRLDGEDPDKASNCLMQ; encoded by the exons ATGTGTTCCACATATCCAGCAAACTGGGTCACTTTTGATGATGAACCTCTCTTTCAGTCTCCTCAACAATCAGTGGAAGAGCATAATACCTGTACAGCAAATGGTCTTAACCTCAATCTTACTAATGTGCATGAATCTTCCAGTAGGTCATCTTCTACAAGCAGCACCCCACTTTCTTCTCCTATAGCTGACTTTTACTTAAATCCTGGATTTCCTAGTAACTCTCCACTTTCTACACCTACCAAAGAGTATCCAGGAAGTCCCTGTATCCCCAAATCAGGAATTCACATTCTTTATCCTATTCCTGAATTGTCATCAAACATTAATCTTCACCCACCACCTGGGACTTGTACTTCCTTAGCTTTTCAGAAACTGAGCACTGCAGCTAATGATAATCCACCTAAGATTTTATTCTCTAAACAAGCTGCTGTGGGTGAAATAAATCCTACTTACCAAGAAAGGTGCAATAAATTAGAAGATCAGTTGGAATTGGAACGCTTCCAATATTTTCAGAATGACTGTGCTTTTTCAACGTTATTTTGGAAAGAGGAGTGTTCAACTAGCATGTCTCTTTATAATGTTGACGCACAAAGAAAGGATAAAAAGCTTTGCAGAAGTATTTGCCATCCTAAAGAAAAAGACAGTTGCCATGATCAGAAAAGTCTCAATCAGAATTCCTTCAGTTATATCTGTGAAAGGCTTGACCATTTGCAAACTGATACTTCGGGAAGCCTGTCTGCCTCCAGCATACATGCATGGCATAATCTCTCTTCTTTCATTCCACACAGTCTCTTCAGGAGCCAGAAAAAAGATGGTTGGCCTTTCATGCTAAGAATTCCTGAGAAGAAGAATATGATGTCATCTCGGCAGTGGGGTCCTGTTTATCTTAAAGTCCTACCTGGGGGCATTTTACAAATGTACTACGAGAAGGGCCTTGAAAAACCTTTCAAAGAATTCCAGCTCCAACCATACTGTAAACTGTCAGAACCCAAGCTAGAGAACTGTAGTGTTTCAGGAAAAATCCATACCGTGAAGATTGAATATGTGTCTtatacagagaaaagaaaattccacCCCAAAGCAGAAGTGGTCCATGAACTAGAGGTAGAGCAGATGCTAAAGTTAGGAACAACGAATTACAATGACTTCACTGACTTCCTTGCAACAGTTGAGGAAGAGTTAATGAAGCTTCCAGCCATCTGTAAGCAAAAGAGAAATTATGAGGAACAAGAAATTATAGTAGAAATAGTGGATAAGTTTTGGGGGAAAATCACtaaaacagaaggaaaacttGTAGAAAGTGCTGTCATCACACACATTTATTGTATGTGTTTTGTGAATGGCAatactgaatgcttttttacTTTAAATGATCTAGAACTTCAGAAAAGAGATGAGCGTTATTTTGACAAGGACCTGGAGAAGAAGTGGATTGATATTCTTGACTACCATTTCCATAAGTGTGTCAAAACACATGAGTTTGAGCAATCTAGAATTATTAAGTTTACACCCCTGGATGCCTGTAGGTTAGAACTGATGCGCTTCAAAACACTGTATAATGGGCAAGACCTTCCATTTTCTTTAAAGGCTGCAGTAGTTGTTCAGGGAGCATACATTGAACTTCAGGCTTTTATAAACATGTCTTCTAGTTGTCTGATTCCAGCACGTTTGCACTCCGTGAAATACTGTGAAAATGTCATGATACGCTTTCCAGTTCCTGCACAGTGGATCAAAGCACTTTGGACAATGAATCTCCAAAGACAGAAGTCCCTAAAAGCAAAAATGAACAGAAAAACATGCCTTGGTTCTTTACATGAAGTTGAATCTGATCCTGTAATTCAGGTCTCAATTGGAACAGCAAAATATGAAAGTGCCTATAGGGCTGTAGTGTGGAAGATAGACAGACTTCCGGATAAAAACTCAA GCCCATATCAGCCACACAGTCTGTCTTACAAACTAGAACTTGGATCAGACCAGGAAATACCTTCTGACTGGTATCCATTTGCAACTGTACAGTTTGACATGCTTGATGTGTGTGCCTCGGGGACTGAAGTAAAATCGTTGGGCATAGAGTGTGATGTTCAGCCCCAGAAACATTTGAACAAGAAAACTTGCTACAACTACCAG